The following proteins come from a genomic window of Coffea arabica cultivar ET-39 chromosome 11c, Coffea Arabica ET-39 HiFi, whole genome shotgun sequence:
- the LOC113716846 gene encoding uncharacterized protein isoform X1: MAESKLDLSDDLLSSKPSDQSWTPKGNDEEKVMMGSLDESKDQAPSESIPLSPQWLYAKPSEAKMEARGPSSLSLGSSADSNQKEGWRADAAEERKDWRRITTETESGRRWREEERETGLLGRRDRRKTDRRADNASGRETTENRTLPATDRWHDASNRNAGHEPRRDNKWSNRWGPDDKEKEARPEKKADVDREDAHNENQSSVVSRSVSERDTDSRDKWRPRHRMEGNPGGPGSYRAAPGFGLEKGRAEGSNVGFTLGRGRGSLAVGRPTSTESVPGKPYPLTGAFLYPRGKLLDIYRRQKLGSTFCNMPDQMEEVPSITQVNCTEPLAFVVPGLDEEAILNDISTGKITSSGVSYSSFRKGRSTDNIAEVADLETSNQKQVVLSSDISEEIVDTLPAMSNDKIHELRIQSNLYNNGPTRSLLEEREINLQEKHISEAFLGTNIDEVRSSLEKINIGSNSDTITNAQFEALEIRGMDSVITRNPGLDGTRLGGAFDVSDKLPNEPNSLFSLPSSDQYWDGNLQSLGSRIGENYLEKGVPPEELSLYYCDPQGEIQGPFLGVDIISWFEQGFFGTDLPVRLADAPEDSPFFELGDVMPHLKASHEHASSTGLNSNLEVSTAMGVKFDGSVHASAPIADVISPTALDDPSWPLSHLDGISSHHVNLKNIEHQSHSEGQDFQNFVTQDEEIVFPGRPDSGGNPIGKTRRASGDSSNIVNPAFPTELMEAGIPKQNNKLHPLGLLWSELEGAHTRNEQMSNISFNSGNQEHAVNPLSGRVAAFGALAESTRAAETWPDFRRRNTLTEPNLYQDTMDAQHFSRMDHESNRFDVSEKILPQHFPQFSEQHSLPSHNAHLDEAMLERGQHQNSLNQQLAGQLDLEHFVAIQQQQQRLLQLQQQQQQQQLHHQMLLKEQQQAHARQLLVEQMMQSQMRDSIRAQSRNDAIRTSNALEQVLLKQQILNELQQRSHLPPRHPEPSFEHLFQAKFGQVPPQVHPSDLLELLSRAKHGQMHPLEHQMLHQEQLHGRQLPMGLRQRLDMEDDRQVGSSWSVDESSQFLRNPANSHRSGAAGFGQLDFFQQQQIPSPEDHLSHLDRNLSLQDRLQPGHFEPGPLPFERSMSLPVGAAGANLDVMSSIARNQGLDMQELNARLQLSAQMGGFSSSVFSHPSQRPMVPSQFHVSNSDIMEGHWPESNGQLPNEWVDTRLQQLHGNSERQKRDSEVKRTSEDPSLWMSAGTSDDSSKRLLMELLHQKSSHQSAEPLDLISGMSTEKRPSGPYSGTISSNHSFNLLSDQEANLNQSFAVGSYSLNSGGPPQARVADEVASTVETVERSAFRSNSGALLEEEAFFSGVNGPSQGPASEVREDIVEPVKNAALDGGELPVNILSRHSSFSSSGGNAGFCGEKIGLLDSFADDLAKDRAPSAASKMPENILLKRPPVPRASSAQDGLVELNSDAAIRGKNPPISIPAEGGRRDGGNQVSDMLTSGKKDVRFRRTASLGDADVSETSFSDMLKSSAKKPPPQDVSAAGIGASDSVDGMQGSRSNKKKGKKGRQIDPALLGFKVTSNRIMMGEIQRIED; encoded by the exons ATGGCTGAAAGCAAGCTCGATCTCTCTGACGATCTCCTCTCATCCAAGCCGTCCGATCAGTCTTGGACTCCAAAAG GAAATGACGAGGAAAAAGTGATGATGGGATCGCTCGATGAGTCAAAGG ATCAAGCCCCTTCAGAAAGCATTCCCCTGTCTCCGCAATGGCTTTATGCTAAACCGAGTGAGGCTAAAATG GAAGCTCGTGGACCTAGTTCTCTGTCTCTTGGAAGTTCTgctgattcaaatcagaaggaggGTTGGCGTGCAGATGCAgctgaagaaagaaaagattggAGAAGAATTACTACAGAGACTGAGAGTGGTCGGCGTTGGCGtgaagaagaaagggaaactggCTTGCTTGGCAGAAGAGACCGTAGAAAGACGGATCGTCGAGCTGACAATGCTTCTGGAAGAGAAACAACTGAAAATAGAACTTTGCCTGCAACTGACAGATGGCATGATGCTAGTAATCGCAATGCTGGGCATGAGCCAAGACGTGATAACAAGTGGTCTAACAGGTGGGGTCCTGATGACAAAGAAAAAGAGGCTCGACCAGAAAAAAAGGCAGATGTGGATAGGGAAGATGCCCATAATGAGAATCAGTCCTCTGTGGTTAGTCGTTCTGTTTCAGAACGTGACACGGATTCTCGTGATAAGTGGAGGCCACGACATAGAATGGAAGGAAATCCTGGTGGGCCAGGCTCTTATCGTGCTGCCCCCGGATTTGGACTAGAGAAAGGGCGAGCAGAGGGTTCAAATGTGGGGTTCACCCTGGGACGTGGACGAGGTAGTTTAGCAGTTGGAAGACCAACATCTACTGAAAGTGTCCCTGGGAAACCATACCCCTTAACTGGTGCATTTTTATATCCGAGGGGGAAGCTCCTTGATATTTACCGTAGGCAAAAGTTAGGTTCAACCTTTTGTAACATGCCTGACCAGATGGAGGAAGTACCCTCAATTACACAAGTGAATTGCACTGAACCTTTAGCTTTTGTGGTTCCTGGTTTAGATGAGGAG GCTATCCTTAATGATATATCGACGGGCAAAATTACCAGTAGTGGAGTGTCATACAGTTCATTTAGAAAGGGCAGATCAACTGATAACATTGCAG AAGTGGCAGATCTGGAAACCAGCAATCAGAAGCAGGTTGTCCTCTCATCAGATATTTCTGAAGAAATTGTAGATACTTTACCTGCCATGTCAAATGATAAAATCCACGAGTTGAGAATTCAGAGCAACTTGTATAATAATGGTCCTACAAGGAGCTTGCTGGAAG AGAGAGAGATCAATCTCCAAGAAAAGCACATTTCTGAGGCTTTTTTGGGGACAAATATTGATGAAGTAAGATCAAGCCTAGAGAAGATCAACATTGGTAGCAATTCAGATACTATTACTAATGCTCAGTTTGAAGCTTTGGAAATCAGAGGTATGGATTCTGTTATAACCCGAAATCCTGGTTTAGATGGTACAAGACTGGGTGGAGCATTTGATGTCAGTGACAAGCTTCCAAATGAGCCAAACTCTCTGTTTAGTTTGCCATCTTCAGACCAGTATTGGGATGGAAATTTACAAAGCTTGGGAAGTAGAATTGGggaaaattatttggagaagGGTGTCCCGCCAGAGGAGTTAAGTTTGTACTACTGTGATCCTCAAGGAGAAATTCAAGGCCCATTTCTTGGAGTTGACATTATCTCCTGGTTTGAACAAGGGTTTTTTGGAACAGACTTGCCAGTACGATTGGCTGATGCTCCTGAAGATTCACCTTTTTTTGAATTAGGTGATGTTATGCCTCATCTTAAAGCAAGCCATGAACACGCTTCCAGCACAGGTTTGAATTCCAATTTAGAAGTATCTACAGCTATGGGGGTGAAGTTCGATGGTAGTGTACATGCTTCTGCTCCAATTGCAGATGTCATTAGTCCTACTGCATTAGATGATCCAAGCTGGCCATTGTCTCATCTTGATGGCATCTCCTCACACCATGTAaacttgaaaaatattgagcaCCAATCGCATTCAGAGGGTCAAGATTTCCAAAATTTTGTGACTCAGGATGAAG aaATAGTTTTTCCAGGAAGACCTGATAGTGGTGGAAATCCTATTGGGAAGACTCGTAGGGCCTCTGGTGATTCTTCAAATATCGTTAACCCTGCTTTTCCAACTGAGTTGATGGAGGCTGGCATTCCAAAGCAAAATAATAAGCTGCATCCTCTTGGGTTGCTGTGGTCTGAGCTAGAGGGCGCCCATACAAGGAATGAGCAGATGTCAAATATTTCTTTCAATTCAGGTAATCAGGAGCACGCTGTAAACCCCCTGTCTGGGAGGGTTGCTGCATTTGGTGCACTGGCTGAATCAACTCGTGCTGCTGAGACATGGCCTGATTTTCGTCGCAGAAATACACTTACTGAACCAAACTTATATCAAGATACAATGGATGCTCAACATTTTTCTCGCATGGACCATGAATCCAACCGCTTTGATGTATCAGAGAAAATACTACCCCAACATTTTCCACAATTCTCTGAGCAGCATAGTTTACCATCTCATAATGCCCACTTGGATGAAGCAATGCTTGAAAGAGGGCAACATCAGAACTCGTTGAATCAGCAGTTGGCAGGCCAGCTAGATCTGGAACACTTTGTGGCTATCCAACAACAGCAGCAAAGATTGCTGCAGCTTcagcaacagcagcagcagcagcagcttcACCATCAAATGCTATTAAAAGAGCAACAACAGGCTCATGCTCGACAGCTGCTTGTCGAACAAATGATGCAGAGTCAAATGCGTGATTCTATTCGCGCTCAATCACGCAATGATGCTATTAGAACGAGTAATGCTCTGGAACAGGTCTTATTAAAGCAGCAAATTTTGAATGAACTCCAACAGCGTTCCCATCTTCCTCCTAGGCACCCAGAACCATCCTTTGAGCATCTTTTTCAGGCAAAATTCGGCCAGGTGCCTCCTCAAGTGCATCCAAGTGATTTATTGGAGCTTTTATCACGTGCAAAACATGGGCAAATGCATCCATTGGAGCATCAGATGCTTCATCAGGAGCAGTTACATGGAAGGCAACTGCCAATGGGATTAAGGCAGCGATTGGATATGGAAGATGACAGACAAGTTGGTTCTTCGTGGTCTGTTGACGAAAGCAGTCAATTCCTTAGAAATCCTGCAAATTCTCATCGGAGTGGTGCTGCTGGATTCGGACAGCTAGATTTTTTTCAACAGCAACAAATTCCATCTCCTGAGGACCATCTCAGTCATCTCGATCGGAATCTTTCATTACAAGATAGACTCCAGCCAGGGCATTTTGAGCCCGGCCCTTTACCATTTGAACGCTCGATGTCATTACCTGTTGGTGCtgcaggagcaaatttggacgtTATGAGTTCTATAGCTCGTAATCAAGGTTTAGATATGCAGGAATTGAATGCGCGACTGCAGCTTAGCGCTCAAATGGGGGGTTTTTCATCCAGTGTATTTTCTCATCCATCTCAACGCCCAATGGTTCCCAGCCAGTTTCATGTCTCAAATTCAGATATAATGGAGGGCCACTGGCCTGAGAGCAATGGTCAGTTGCCAAATGAGTGGGTTGATACACGACTGCAACAACTGCATGGTAATAGTGAGAGGCAAAAAAGGGACTCAGAAGTCAAAAGGACTTCAGAAGATCCAAGTTTATGGATGTCAGCTGGTACAAGTGATGACAGCTCGAAGCGTTTACTCATGGAACTTCTTCACCAGAAATCAAGTCATCAGTCAGCTGAGCCACTAGATTTGATCAGTGGAATGTCCACTGAGAAAAGACCTTCTGGTCCATATTCTGGAACTATCTCCTCAAATCATTCATTTAATCTTCTTTCAGATCAAGAAGCAAATTTGAATCAATCGTTTGCTGTGGGATCTTACAGCCTGAATTCAGGTGGGCCACCGCAGGCCCGTGTAGCTGATGAGGTGGCTAGTACGGTGGAAACTGTTGAAAGATCAGCTTTCAGGTCCAACTCCGGAGCATTGCTTGAAGAAGAAGCCTTCTTTTCAGGTGTCAATGGCCCCTCTCAG GGGCCTGCTTCAGAGGTTCGAGAAGACATTGTTGAACCAGTGAAAAATGCTGCTTTGGACGGAGGGGAATTGCCTGTGAATATTCTTAGCAGGCATTCTTCTTTTAGCAGTTCAG GAGGCAATGCAGGCTTTTGTGGGGAGAAGATTGGACTACTTGATTCATTTGCAGATGATCTTGCTAAGGATCG GGCCCCATCTGCTGCATCAAAAATGCCGGAAAATATTTTGCTGAAACGTCCTCCAGTCCCACGGGCATCATCTGCTCAGGATGGGTTAGTTGAGCTGAATTCAGATGCAGCAATCAGAGGAAAAAATCCTCCAATTTCTATACCTGCTGAAG GAGGAAGACGTGATGGAGGAAACCAAGTCTCTGATATGCTGACTTCTGGCAAAAAAGATGTGCGATTTCGACGCACTGCATCATTAGGTGATGCTGATGTTTCTGAGACGTCATTTAGTGACATGCTCAAGAGCAGCGCTAAAAAGCCACCTCCTCAAGATGTTAGTGCTGCGGGGATTGGTGCTTCTGACTCAGTTGATGGAATGCAGGGCTCTCGTAGCAACAAAAAGAAGGGGAAGAAAGGTAGACAAATTGATCCTGCCTTACTTGGATTCAAGGTCACAAGCAATCGCATAATGATGGGTGAGATTCAGCGGATAGAAGATTGA
- the LOC113716846 gene encoding uncharacterized protein isoform X2 translates to MAESKLDLSDDLLSSKPSDQSWTPKGNDEEKVMMGSLDESKDQAPSESIPLSPQWLYAKPSEAKMEARGPSSLSLGSSADSNQKEGWRADAAEERKDWRRITTETESGRRWREEERETGLLGRRDRRKTDRRADNASGRETTENRTLPATDRWHDASNRNAGHEPRRDNKWSNRWGPDDKEKEARPEKKADVDREDAHNENQSSVVSRSVSERDTDSRDKWRPRHRMEGNPGGPGSYRAAPGFGLEKGRAEGSNVGFTLGRGRGSLAVGRPTSTESVPGKPYPLTGAFLYPRGKLLDIYRRQKLGSTFCNMPDQMEEVPSITQVNCTEPLAFVVPGLDEEAILNDISTGKITSSGVSYSSFRKGRSTDNIAEVADLETSNQKQVVLSSDISEEIVDTLPAMSNDKIHELRIQSNLYNNGPTRSLLEEREINLQEKHISEAFLGTNIDEVRSSLEKINIGSNSDTITNAQFEALEIRGMDSVITRNPGLDGTRLGGAFDVSDKLPNEPNSLFSLPSSDQYWDGNLQSLGSRIGENYLEKGVPPEELSLYYCDPQGEIQGPFLGVDIISWFEQGFFGTDLPVRLADAPEDSPFFELGDVMPHLKASHEHASSTGLNSNLEVSTAMGVKFDGSVHASAPIADVISPTALDDPSWPLSHLDGISSHHVNLKNIEHQSHSEGQDFQNFVTQDEEIVFPGRPDSGGNPIGKTRRASGDSSNIVNPAFPTELMEAGIPKQNNKLHPLGLLWSELEGAHTRNEQMSNISFNSGNQEHAVNPLSGRVAAFGALAESTRAAETWPDFRRRNTLTEPNLYQDTMDAQHFSRMDHESNRFDVSEKILPQHFPQFSEQHSLPSHNAHLDEAMLERGQHQNSLNQQLAGQLDLEHFVAIQQQQQRLLQLQQQQQQQQLHHQMLLKEQQQAHARQLLVEQMMQSQMRDSIRAQSRNDAIRTSNALEQVLLKQQILNELQQRSHLPPRHPEPSFEHLFQAKFGQVPPQVHPSDLLELLSRAKHGQMHPLEHQMLHQEQLHGRQLPMGLRQRLDMEDDRQVGSSWSVDESSQFLRNPANSHRSGAAGFGQLDFFQQQQIPSPEDHLSHLDRNLSLQDRLQPGHFEPGPLPFERSMSLPVGAAGANLDVMSSIARNQGLDMQELNARLQLSAQMGGFSSSVFSHPSQRPMVPSQFHVSNSDIMEGHWPESNGQLPNEWVDTRLQQLHGNSERQKRDSEVKRTSEDPSLWMSAGTSDDSSKRLLMELLHQKSSHQSAEPLDLISGMSTEKRPSGPYSGTISSNHSFNLLSDQEANLNQSFAVGSYSLNSGGPPQARVADEVASTVETVERSAFRSNSGALLEEEAFFSGVNGPSQGPASEVREDIVEPVKNAALDGGELPVNILSRHSSFSSSGFCGEKIGLLDSFADDLAKDRAPSAASKMPENILLKRPPVPRASSAQDGLVELNSDAAIRGKNPPISIPAEGGRRDGGNQVSDMLTSGKKDVRFRRTASLGDADVSETSFSDMLKSSAKKPPPQDVSAAGIGASDSVDGMQGSRSNKKKGKKGRQIDPALLGFKVTSNRIMMGEIQRIED, encoded by the exons ATGGCTGAAAGCAAGCTCGATCTCTCTGACGATCTCCTCTCATCCAAGCCGTCCGATCAGTCTTGGACTCCAAAAG GAAATGACGAGGAAAAAGTGATGATGGGATCGCTCGATGAGTCAAAGG ATCAAGCCCCTTCAGAAAGCATTCCCCTGTCTCCGCAATGGCTTTATGCTAAACCGAGTGAGGCTAAAATG GAAGCTCGTGGACCTAGTTCTCTGTCTCTTGGAAGTTCTgctgattcaaatcagaaggaggGTTGGCGTGCAGATGCAgctgaagaaagaaaagattggAGAAGAATTACTACAGAGACTGAGAGTGGTCGGCGTTGGCGtgaagaagaaagggaaactggCTTGCTTGGCAGAAGAGACCGTAGAAAGACGGATCGTCGAGCTGACAATGCTTCTGGAAGAGAAACAACTGAAAATAGAACTTTGCCTGCAACTGACAGATGGCATGATGCTAGTAATCGCAATGCTGGGCATGAGCCAAGACGTGATAACAAGTGGTCTAACAGGTGGGGTCCTGATGACAAAGAAAAAGAGGCTCGACCAGAAAAAAAGGCAGATGTGGATAGGGAAGATGCCCATAATGAGAATCAGTCCTCTGTGGTTAGTCGTTCTGTTTCAGAACGTGACACGGATTCTCGTGATAAGTGGAGGCCACGACATAGAATGGAAGGAAATCCTGGTGGGCCAGGCTCTTATCGTGCTGCCCCCGGATTTGGACTAGAGAAAGGGCGAGCAGAGGGTTCAAATGTGGGGTTCACCCTGGGACGTGGACGAGGTAGTTTAGCAGTTGGAAGACCAACATCTACTGAAAGTGTCCCTGGGAAACCATACCCCTTAACTGGTGCATTTTTATATCCGAGGGGGAAGCTCCTTGATATTTACCGTAGGCAAAAGTTAGGTTCAACCTTTTGTAACATGCCTGACCAGATGGAGGAAGTACCCTCAATTACACAAGTGAATTGCACTGAACCTTTAGCTTTTGTGGTTCCTGGTTTAGATGAGGAG GCTATCCTTAATGATATATCGACGGGCAAAATTACCAGTAGTGGAGTGTCATACAGTTCATTTAGAAAGGGCAGATCAACTGATAACATTGCAG AAGTGGCAGATCTGGAAACCAGCAATCAGAAGCAGGTTGTCCTCTCATCAGATATTTCTGAAGAAATTGTAGATACTTTACCTGCCATGTCAAATGATAAAATCCACGAGTTGAGAATTCAGAGCAACTTGTATAATAATGGTCCTACAAGGAGCTTGCTGGAAG AGAGAGAGATCAATCTCCAAGAAAAGCACATTTCTGAGGCTTTTTTGGGGACAAATATTGATGAAGTAAGATCAAGCCTAGAGAAGATCAACATTGGTAGCAATTCAGATACTATTACTAATGCTCAGTTTGAAGCTTTGGAAATCAGAGGTATGGATTCTGTTATAACCCGAAATCCTGGTTTAGATGGTACAAGACTGGGTGGAGCATTTGATGTCAGTGACAAGCTTCCAAATGAGCCAAACTCTCTGTTTAGTTTGCCATCTTCAGACCAGTATTGGGATGGAAATTTACAAAGCTTGGGAAGTAGAATTGGggaaaattatttggagaagGGTGTCCCGCCAGAGGAGTTAAGTTTGTACTACTGTGATCCTCAAGGAGAAATTCAAGGCCCATTTCTTGGAGTTGACATTATCTCCTGGTTTGAACAAGGGTTTTTTGGAACAGACTTGCCAGTACGATTGGCTGATGCTCCTGAAGATTCACCTTTTTTTGAATTAGGTGATGTTATGCCTCATCTTAAAGCAAGCCATGAACACGCTTCCAGCACAGGTTTGAATTCCAATTTAGAAGTATCTACAGCTATGGGGGTGAAGTTCGATGGTAGTGTACATGCTTCTGCTCCAATTGCAGATGTCATTAGTCCTACTGCATTAGATGATCCAAGCTGGCCATTGTCTCATCTTGATGGCATCTCCTCACACCATGTAaacttgaaaaatattgagcaCCAATCGCATTCAGAGGGTCAAGATTTCCAAAATTTTGTGACTCAGGATGAAG aaATAGTTTTTCCAGGAAGACCTGATAGTGGTGGAAATCCTATTGGGAAGACTCGTAGGGCCTCTGGTGATTCTTCAAATATCGTTAACCCTGCTTTTCCAACTGAGTTGATGGAGGCTGGCATTCCAAAGCAAAATAATAAGCTGCATCCTCTTGGGTTGCTGTGGTCTGAGCTAGAGGGCGCCCATACAAGGAATGAGCAGATGTCAAATATTTCTTTCAATTCAGGTAATCAGGAGCACGCTGTAAACCCCCTGTCTGGGAGGGTTGCTGCATTTGGTGCACTGGCTGAATCAACTCGTGCTGCTGAGACATGGCCTGATTTTCGTCGCAGAAATACACTTACTGAACCAAACTTATATCAAGATACAATGGATGCTCAACATTTTTCTCGCATGGACCATGAATCCAACCGCTTTGATGTATCAGAGAAAATACTACCCCAACATTTTCCACAATTCTCTGAGCAGCATAGTTTACCATCTCATAATGCCCACTTGGATGAAGCAATGCTTGAAAGAGGGCAACATCAGAACTCGTTGAATCAGCAGTTGGCAGGCCAGCTAGATCTGGAACACTTTGTGGCTATCCAACAACAGCAGCAAAGATTGCTGCAGCTTcagcaacagcagcagcagcagcagcttcACCATCAAATGCTATTAAAAGAGCAACAACAGGCTCATGCTCGACAGCTGCTTGTCGAACAAATGATGCAGAGTCAAATGCGTGATTCTATTCGCGCTCAATCACGCAATGATGCTATTAGAACGAGTAATGCTCTGGAACAGGTCTTATTAAAGCAGCAAATTTTGAATGAACTCCAACAGCGTTCCCATCTTCCTCCTAGGCACCCAGAACCATCCTTTGAGCATCTTTTTCAGGCAAAATTCGGCCAGGTGCCTCCTCAAGTGCATCCAAGTGATTTATTGGAGCTTTTATCACGTGCAAAACATGGGCAAATGCATCCATTGGAGCATCAGATGCTTCATCAGGAGCAGTTACATGGAAGGCAACTGCCAATGGGATTAAGGCAGCGATTGGATATGGAAGATGACAGACAAGTTGGTTCTTCGTGGTCTGTTGACGAAAGCAGTCAATTCCTTAGAAATCCTGCAAATTCTCATCGGAGTGGTGCTGCTGGATTCGGACAGCTAGATTTTTTTCAACAGCAACAAATTCCATCTCCTGAGGACCATCTCAGTCATCTCGATCGGAATCTTTCATTACAAGATAGACTCCAGCCAGGGCATTTTGAGCCCGGCCCTTTACCATTTGAACGCTCGATGTCATTACCTGTTGGTGCtgcaggagcaaatttggacgtTATGAGTTCTATAGCTCGTAATCAAGGTTTAGATATGCAGGAATTGAATGCGCGACTGCAGCTTAGCGCTCAAATGGGGGGTTTTTCATCCAGTGTATTTTCTCATCCATCTCAACGCCCAATGGTTCCCAGCCAGTTTCATGTCTCAAATTCAGATATAATGGAGGGCCACTGGCCTGAGAGCAATGGTCAGTTGCCAAATGAGTGGGTTGATACACGACTGCAACAACTGCATGGTAATAGTGAGAGGCAAAAAAGGGACTCAGAAGTCAAAAGGACTTCAGAAGATCCAAGTTTATGGATGTCAGCTGGTACAAGTGATGACAGCTCGAAGCGTTTACTCATGGAACTTCTTCACCAGAAATCAAGTCATCAGTCAGCTGAGCCACTAGATTTGATCAGTGGAATGTCCACTGAGAAAAGACCTTCTGGTCCATATTCTGGAACTATCTCCTCAAATCATTCATTTAATCTTCTTTCAGATCAAGAAGCAAATTTGAATCAATCGTTTGCTGTGGGATCTTACAGCCTGAATTCAGGTGGGCCACCGCAGGCCCGTGTAGCTGATGAGGTGGCTAGTACGGTGGAAACTGTTGAAAGATCAGCTTTCAGGTCCAACTCCGGAGCATTGCTTGAAGAAGAAGCCTTCTTTTCAGGTGTCAATGGCCCCTCTCAG GGGCCTGCTTCAGAGGTTCGAGAAGACATTGTTGAACCAGTGAAAAATGCTGCTTTGGACGGAGGGGAATTGCCTGTGAATATTCTTAGCAGGCATTCTTCTTTTAGCAGTTCAG GCTTTTGTGGGGAGAAGATTGGACTACTTGATTCATTTGCAGATGATCTTGCTAAGGATCG GGCCCCATCTGCTGCATCAAAAATGCCGGAAAATATTTTGCTGAAACGTCCTCCAGTCCCACGGGCATCATCTGCTCAGGATGGGTTAGTTGAGCTGAATTCAGATGCAGCAATCAGAGGAAAAAATCCTCCAATTTCTATACCTGCTGAAG GAGGAAGACGTGATGGAGGAAACCAAGTCTCTGATATGCTGACTTCTGGCAAAAAAGATGTGCGATTTCGACGCACTGCATCATTAGGTGATGCTGATGTTTCTGAGACGTCATTTAGTGACATGCTCAAGAGCAGCGCTAAAAAGCCACCTCCTCAAGATGTTAGTGCTGCGGGGATTGGTGCTTCTGACTCAGTTGATGGAATGCAGGGCTCTCGTAGCAACAAAAAGAAGGGGAAGAAAGGTAGACAAATTGATCCTGCCTTACTTGGATTCAAGGTCACAAGCAATCGCATAATGATGGGTGAGATTCAGCGGATAGAAGATTGA